The region CGCGGCGTCGGCGGAGTGGCCCGCGTCATCGACCAGCGTCCACCCGGCGGCTTCCCGGCCGTAGTCGAACGCCGGTTCGCAGACCAGTTCGATCTCGACGGACCCTTCGAGGCACTCCACCGTCCGCACGAGGAGGTGCTCGGCATCGTCGTCGGCGGGCGGTCTGGTGTGCGGGGTGACCGTGTCCGGCCCCTGTCGCGGCCCCATCGTCAAGGCGTCGTGGACGAGGAGCCATCCCCCGGGGTGTGCCAGGTGGTGGTGAGGACCTTGGTGCCCGGCACGTAGGTTCGCGCGGTGGGCTGGTTGATGCCGTAGGGGCCGAAGCGGAAGGAGCCCGCGCCGCGGTCGAGCAGGTTCCCGAACGCACTCGGCGAGTCGAAGGCCGGCAGACACAGCCAGTCGACCGACCCGTCCGGTGCGACGAGCGCCCCGGTGTGGCAGTTCGACAGGAAGGCGTAGTCGGCGATCGGGGGGAACGGCGATGTCGTGAGGCTCATGTTCCGGACTCCTTGAGGTGTGTGCGGCGGTCGGCCCTGTGGTCGACGCTCTCCTCGGGGAGGAGACCGCGCTGGTCGAGGACGTAGAGCAGGACGAATCCGGGGAGCACCACGACGACCGCCAGTGCGGCGGCCACCAGCACCGCCGTCAACGTGCCGGAGGGGGCCGCGGCCGCGGCGAACGTCAGGGTCTCGGGCAGGACGTAGGGCCACTGCGCCACTCCCCATGAGACGACGGCGCAGGCGACCGCGACCAGGGCGAGGACGCGGGCGCCGCGAGCGGCGTCGCGGACGAGCAGCAGCAGGGCACCGGCGCCGCACAGGGTGCTGACGATCAGCAGCGGCAGGGCCCGCGAGGTGAGCCCGTGGAACAGGTACGCGGCGTCGGCGCGGAGCACGAAGGCGCCGCCTGCGGCGAGCACGGCCACCACGATCCCGGAGGCGACGGCCCGGCGGCGGAAGTACTCGGCCAGGTCCGGCTCGTCCATCCGCCGGGCGTCCCACACGAGGTAGACCGCGGCCAGGTAGGCGGCGGCGGCGACGGCCAGGACCCCG is a window of Pseudonocardia sp. T1-2H DNA encoding:
- a CDS encoding trehalase-like domain-containing protein, which encodes MSLTTSPFPPIADYAFLSNCHTGALVAPDGSVDWLCLPAFDSPSAFGNLLDRGAGSFRFGPYGINQPTARTYVPGTKVLTTTWHTPGDGSSSTTP
- a CDS encoding cytochrome d ubiquinol oxidase subunit II, which codes for MGSWINPTSVVGGVLAVAAAAYLAAVYLVWDARRMDEPDLAEYFRRRAVASGIVVAVLAAGGAFVLRADAAYLFHGLTSRALPLLIVSTLCGAGALLLLVRDAARGARVLALVAVACAVVSWGVAQWPYVLPETLTFAAAAAPSGTLTAVLVAAALAVVVVLPGFVLLYVLDQRGLLPEESVDHRADRRTHLKESGT